GGAGCCCTCCCAGTCCTCCTCCATGCATACATGGGTCAGAAGTCCCCCATCTGTGCCCCCCCAGAAAAACCCAGCCTCCTTCAGAAGAGAACTGGAGGGAGAAAAGGACCAGGATTTGGATCCCAGCACCTGTCCGTGCCATGGTGACTCACCCAGATCTGCTCATCCTCCTCCCGTGTCACCACGATGACCTCCCCCTTGGAGAAGGTCAGCTCTCGTGCCTTGTCTCCCTTGCAGTCAGCCACTGCCTTTACCCGCTTCTGCCTCCCCTTGGCCTGAAACGGGATGAAAAGGGGGTGAGAGACCCCCCCCCGAGGCCATCCAAAAGGTGGCAACAGTGATAGAATCCCCTGATCACTCCATCTGCCACCCCAGGATAAGAGGAGCTGGGATGCTTGGGGATGCAGAGGAGGATTTGCACATACCGGAGCAAATCTTCTGGGCATGGGCACAGGGGGCACCTTGCTGAAAGCGGGGTCCTCGGGGCCACCAGGGCTCTGGGGGGACCCAGACGACCCCATTTtgcccaccatgccaccagtgcgcCGGTACGAGCGGGTGCTCTCTGACCTGTGGGTGACAGTGGGCACAGCGTCACcccccctctgctgctgccttcccccaCCCTGTTCTCCATCCTGCGAGGTCTCAGGGAGGTCAGGGCTTCCCCCGTGGGACCTGGATCTCACCCACAGCCCCCTGGATGCTGATGAAAAGCGTCCCCAGCACCCAAGCTCCCTCAAATGAGCCCATCCCACCACATTTTcccaaaggagagaaaaaatatatatgataACTGGTAGAGGATCTTGGTGTCTTCCCAAATAATCTGCATCATTGTCCCCAAGGTCAACCCAGCATCCCCACAGCTGCCCTTGTCTCCTCCTGCATCCCAGAGTCACCATCAGTTTCTTTGGCGATCCCAGAAGGTGGGGACCCCTTTGCTTCACAGCAATTCTCCACGCCCATGGGGGTGGCAGAGGTTGAAGCTCCCCCACCAGCCCTGTGCAACGATCCCCCAACACCAAGTGCAACTCCGATCTGGAGCAGGGTCCCTACCCAAACTTGACAGGGGGGATGTCAGGGactgtgctgcctggcaggggctgcgtGGCCGGGGGACTCAGCTCTGGCCCCCGCCGACTGCTGCTGGGGTCCGTCTCGGAGCGCGTTTCCCAGTACGCTGCCCGCGGGCTCTCGGTGGGGCTGCGGCTGCTGGGGGtgccatccagggcacccatgctgctggcacagggcaggctgcGTGGtgccacagcctctgctggcccagagaaGTGGGGTTCCGATGCCTGTCGGGGCAGCTCAGGGCGCTCTGGTGGAACACAATGGAGACAATAAACTTGGTCTCTGGGGGAGGCACAGACCCACCATGATGACCCCCTGCTCTGACTCACCGGTGGGGCTGTGGCTGGGTTTGGGGCGAGAGCTGCCCcgtgtggggttttttaggggcAGTGGCGGGGGGATCTCCTCGCTGTGGGCCCGGCGGGGTGCAGCGC
Above is a genomic segment from Passer domesticus isolate bPasDom1 chromosome 24, bPasDom1.hap1, whole genome shotgun sequence containing:
- the LOC135285789 gene encoding arf-GAP with SH3 domain, ANK repeat and PH domain-containing protein 3-like, translating into MAVRHADRSSLPLVDFIIQNGGTLDRVTQDGNTALHYGALYNQPNCLKLLLKGKASFTTVNTAGETALDVARRLKYSECEELLEQAQAGKLSLQIHVDYDWEPPSEFPYDSEDELDEKVSPLQRSFKGASPLAASPLPACPQTRWSCMGMDITNKTYESILVPSRAAPRRAHSEEIPPPLPLKNPTRGSSRPKPSHSPTERPELPRQASEPHFSGPAEAVAPRSLPCASSMGALDGTPSSRSPTESPRAAYWETRSETDPSSSRRGPELSPPATQPLPGSTVPDIPPVKFGSESTRSYRRTGGMVGKMGSSGSPQSPGGPEDPAFSKVPPVPMPRRFAPAKGRQKRVKAVADCKGDKARELTFSKGEVIVVTREEDEQIWVGFIEGDGSRTGVFPASFVHLLQD